One Dictyoglomus turgidum DSM 6724 DNA window includes the following coding sequences:
- a CDS encoding ABC transporter permease, producing the protein MVGKLSILFSKSGLRQILMFASLFLLFVFFSLASPNFLTYENIIAILLATCVNGLLALGVTFVIITGGIDLSIGTVMTISAVMTGVFITFWRIPVFIGVLGGILTGVLAGFINGTVISKMKLPPFIATLGMMMIAKGLALVVSGCRPIYFNDTPIFNKIAMGSILGRIFPGLGDFPNAILWFVLFIIIAHILLTRTALGRYTFAIGSNEEAARLSGLNVDKWKTIIYSLCGMFVGIAGVIMASRLNSAQPALGQGYELDAIAAVVIGGTSLRGGEGSVIGTVIGALIMSTLTNGLRILSVPQEWQIVVSGIIVIGAVYLDIIRRSREA; encoded by the coding sequence ATGGTAGGTAAATTGTCAATTTTATTTTCTAAAAGTGGTTTGAGACAAATATTAATGTTTGCAAGCCTATTTTTGCTTTTTGTTTTCTTCTCCTTAGCTTCACCTAACTTTTTAACTTATGAGAACATAATTGCAATTTTGCTTGCAACTTGTGTAAATGGACTTCTTGCCCTTGGTGTAACCTTTGTAATCATTACGGGAGGCATTGATCTATCTATTGGAACAGTAATGACTATTTCTGCTGTCATGACTGGTGTTTTTATAACTTTTTGGAGAATACCTGTTTTTATTGGAGTTCTTGGAGGAATTCTTACTGGGGTTCTGGCGGGATTTATTAATGGTACTGTGATCTCTAAGATGAAATTACCTCCCTTTATTGCTACCTTAGGTATGATGATGATAGCTAAAGGTTTAGCTTTAGTGGTTTCAGGGTGTAGACCTATTTATTTTAATGATACTCCTATCTTTAATAAGATTGCTATGGGATCCATATTGGGTAGGATCTTCCCTGGGTTAGGAGATTTTCCCAATGCAATCCTATGGTTTGTTCTCTTTATAATCATTGCACATATTCTTCTTACAAGAACAGCTCTTGGTAGGTATACCTTTGCAATTGGAAGTAATGAGGAAGCTGCGAGACTTTCAGGATTAAATGTAGATAAATGGAAGACTATAATATATTCCTTATGTGGAATGTTTGTAGGTATAGCAGGAGTTATAATGGCTTCAAGATTGAATTCAGCTCAACCTGCCTTAGGACAAGGATACGAACTTGATGCCATAGCTGCTGTAGTAATAGGAGGAACATCCTTAAGAGGTGGAGAAGGATCGGTCATTGGGACTGTTATAGGAGCTTTGATAATGAGTACTCTTACCAATGGTTTAAGAATCTTGTCTGTACCCCAGGAGTGGCAGATTGTGGTTAGTGGAATCATAGTTATTGGTGCTGTATATCTTGACATTATAAGAAGGAGTAGAGAAGCATGA
- the rhaS gene encoding rhamnose ABC transporter substrate-binding protein gives MKKFLIVLLLVLLIVLGTESFAQKKYVIGLVTKTAGNPFFEAVNKGAQEAAKELGITVIHQAPAASSVQGQIDIINSMIAQKVSAICISANDPDALVPVCRKAQLRGIPVVTFDSAVKPQGRKLFVNQADMEQIGRIQVQLLAKMINYEGEIAILSAASTMANQNTWIAWMKEELKKPEYSKMKLVAIVYGDDIREKSYNEAMGLFKSYPNLKGIIAPTTVGIAAAARAIEDAGLSGKVQLTGLGLPSEMAEYVKRGTCKAFALWNPIDLGYATIYATYRLLNREIKGNVGEKVNLGRLGERTIVDEGNGGRMIILGPPFVFDAANIDYWSKVY, from the coding sequence ATGAAGAAGTTTCTGATTGTTTTACTTCTTGTATTGTTAATTGTATTAGGAACAGAGAGTTTCGCTCAAAAGAAATATGTAATTGGATTAGTAACCAAAACAGCAGGTAATCCTTTCTTTGAAGCAGTAAATAAGGGAGCACAAGAGGCAGCAAAAGAGTTGGGTATCACTGTAATACATCAAGCTCCTGCAGCATCCAGTGTACAAGGGCAAATTGATATAATAAATTCAATGATTGCTCAAAAAGTTAGTGCAATTTGTATTTCCGCAAACGATCCTGACGCTTTAGTACCTGTATGCAGAAAGGCACAACTTAGAGGGATTCCTGTAGTAACATTTGACTCAGCAGTAAAACCACAAGGGAGAAAATTATTTGTAAACCAGGCAGATATGGAACAAATAGGAAGGATTCAGGTACAACTCTTAGCAAAGATGATTAATTATGAGGGTGAAATTGCTATATTAAGTGCTGCATCTACAATGGCAAACCAAAATACTTGGATTGCTTGGATGAAGGAAGAGTTAAAGAAACCAGAGTATAGCAAGATGAAACTGGTAGCCATAGTTTATGGGGATGACATAAGGGAGAAGAGTTATAACGAGGCAATGGGATTGTTTAAGTCTTATCCTAACTTAAAGGGCATAATTGCTCCTACTACTGTTGGTATTGCAGCGGCTGCTCGTGCTATTGAGGATGCTGGATTATCTGGTAAAGTTCAGCTTACAGGACTTGGATTACCAAGTGAAATGGCAGAGTATGTAAAAAGAGGTACCTGTAAAGCATTTGCTTTGTGGAATCCTATAGATTTAGGATACGCAACAATTTATGCAACTTATCGTTTATTAAACAGAGAAATTAAAGGGAATGTTGGAGAGAAAGTTAATTTAGGAAGACTTGGAGAAAGAACCATTGTAGACGAAGGAAACGGTGGAAGAATGATAATTCTTGGACCTCCATTTGTGTTTGATGCTGCCAACATAGATTATTGGTCTAAAGTCTACTAA
- a CDS encoding sugar ABC transporter ATP-binding protein, translating into MENINKSFPGVQALKDAYFELNKGEVHALVGENGAGKSTLMKILVGAYRKDSGRIIYKGKEVDIPNPRVAQEMGISMVFQELNLMPHLTVAQNIFIGREPKRKNLPIFLDDDEINKRTKELLNMLHLKVEPNVKVSNLSVGKQQMVEIAKALSFNSEVIIFDEPTAALSEAETEELFSVIRKLKSQGIGIIYISHRLEELREIADRVTVMRDGQYIGTDYMKNLTIEKIISMMVGREIYETLREKEVEENAEVVLEVRNLKRSKVFRDISFSLRKGEILGFAGLIGAGRTEVARAIFGADPVDSGEVYVKGKKVHIRNPWDAISHGIAYLSEDRKRYGLMPDLDVKSNIILPSMKDFLKALGFVDDKKAEKVSNEYIQRLRIRTPSVRQKVKNLSGGNQQKVVVAKWLLRNCDILIFDEPTRGIDVGAKNEIYKLLNELIAEGKSIIMISSELPEILRMSHRIVVMCEGRITGILDADEATEEKILKYATMYED; encoded by the coding sequence ATGGAGAATATAAACAAAAGCTTCCCTGGGGTTCAGGCTTTAAAAGATGCCTATTTTGAGCTTAATAAGGGAGAAGTGCACGCATTGGTTGGAGAGAATGGAGCAGGAAAATCTACTCTAATGAAGATTTTAGTAGGAGCTTATAGAAAAGATTCGGGAAGGATTATTTACAAAGGAAAAGAAGTAGACATTCCTAATCCTCGTGTTGCTCAAGAAATGGGAATAAGCATGGTGTTTCAGGAATTAAATTTAATGCCACATTTAACCGTAGCACAAAATATATTTATAGGAAGAGAACCTAAGAGGAAAAATCTACCTATATTCTTAGATGATGACGAGATAAACAAGAGGACAAAAGAGCTTCTTAATATGCTTCATTTAAAAGTAGAACCTAATGTTAAAGTCTCTAATTTAAGTGTAGGCAAACAACAAATGGTAGAAATTGCAAAGGCACTATCTTTTAATTCAGAAGTTATTATCTTTGATGAGCCTACTGCTGCATTGAGTGAGGCAGAAACCGAGGAACTCTTTAGTGTAATAAGAAAGCTTAAAAGTCAAGGAATAGGAATAATATATATTTCTCATAGATTAGAAGAATTGAGAGAAATAGCTGACAGAGTGACAGTTATGAGAGATGGACAATACATAGGTACTGATTATATGAAGAATCTAACCATAGAAAAGATCATAAGCATGATGGTGGGGAGAGAGATATATGAAACTTTACGGGAGAAGGAAGTAGAAGAAAATGCAGAAGTGGTATTAGAAGTAAGAAATCTTAAAAGAAGTAAGGTTTTTAGAGATATTAGTTTTAGTTTGAGAAAAGGAGAAATTTTAGGATTTGCTGGCTTGATAGGAGCAGGAAGAACAGAGGTTGCGAGGGCTATATTTGGAGCAGATCCTGTGGATTCTGGTGAAGTTTATGTGAAAGGTAAAAAAGTGCATATAAGGAATCCATGGGATGCTATCAGTCATGGAATTGCATACCTTTCCGAAGATAGAAAAAGATATGGATTAATGCCTGATCTTGATGTTAAATCTAACATTATTTTACCTTCAATGAAAGATTTTTTAAAAGCCTTAGGTTTTGTAGACGATAAGAAGGCTGAAAAGGTGAGTAATGAATATATACAAAGATTGAGAATAAGAACTCCATCGGTTAGACAAAAAGTTAAAAATCTTTCTGGTGGAAATCAACAGAAGGTAGTAGTAGCAAAATGGTTACTTAGGAACTGCGATATTCTTATTTTTGACGAACCTACCAGAGGGATAGATGTGGGGGCAAAGAATGAAATATATAAATTGTTGAATGAATTAATAGCCGAAGGTAAGTCAATAATTATGATATCTTCAGAGCTTCCTGAAATTTTGAGAATGAGTCATAGAATTGTGGTGATGTGTGAGGGAAGGATTACAGGGATACTGGATGCTGATGAGGCAACGGAAGAAAAAATCCTGAAGTATGCTACTATGTACGAGGATTAA
- a CDS encoding ABC transporter substrate-binding protein: MKRFLIVTLISLFLIGFSITSAQRPYIAMISKGFQHQFWQAVKMGAEKAAKDLNVTITFEGPESEAMVDKQIEMLQAALAKKPAALCIAALDSKAVIPYLEKAHAMGIPVIGFDSGVDSDIPVTTVATDNIKAAGYAADMMAKFINRVGEVALVVHDQVSRTGIDRRDGFVNRIKAKYPLIKIVDIQYGGGDHLKSTDLTKAIIQAHPRLKGIFGANEGSAIGVINAVREMNKVGKIVVIGYDSGKQQIDAIKSGLMAGAITQNPVGMGYMAVEAAVKAIKGEKLPKFIDSGFYWYDKTNIDDPKIKQCLYE, from the coding sequence ATGAAGCGTTTTTTAATCGTAACCTTAATTTCTCTTTTCCTAATTGGTTTCTCAATCACGTCAGCACAAAGGCCATATATTGCGATGATTTCAAAAGGATTCCAACATCAATTTTGGCAAGCAGTAAAAATGGGAGCTGAAAAGGCAGCAAAAGATTTGAATGTTACTATCACTTTTGAGGGACCTGAGTCTGAAGCAATGGTGGATAAACAAATTGAGATGTTGCAAGCTGCTCTTGCTAAAAAACCTGCAGCTCTTTGTATTGCAGCTCTTGATAGTAAAGCGGTTATACCTTATCTTGAAAAGGCACATGCTATGGGGATTCCAGTAATTGGTTTTGATTCTGGAGTAGATAGCGATATTCCTGTAACCACTGTTGCAACAGACAATATTAAAGCAGCAGGATATGCCGCAGATATGATGGCAAAATTTATTAATAGGGTGGGAGAGGTGGCTTTGGTAGTTCATGACCAAGTAAGTAGGACAGGAATTGATAGAAGAGATGGTTTTGTGAATAGAATTAAAGCAAAATACCCATTAATCAAGATTGTAGATATTCAATATGGTGGAGGAGATCATCTCAAATCTACTGATTTGACAAAAGCTATCATACAAGCCCATCCAAGATTAAAAGGAATATTTGGTGCAAATGAAGGTTCGGCTATAGGAGTTATTAATGCGGTAAGAGAGATGAATAAGGTTGGAAAAATAGTAGTAATAGGCTATGATTCTGGTAAACAACAGATTGATGCTATAAAGTCTGGTTTAATGGCTGGAGCTATTACTCAAAACCCAGTAGGAATGGGCTATATGGCTGTTGAGGCAGCAGTAAAAGCCATTAAAGGCGAGAAATTACCAAAATTCATTGATAGTGGATTCTATTGGTATGATAAGACCAATATAGATGATCCTAAGATAAAGCAGTGTCTTTACGAGTAG